Genomic window (Microbacterium oxydans):
TCAAGTCGATCAAGAAGGTCTCCGGAACGTTGAAGCTGGAGCTGGCGCAGTACCGCTCGCTCGAGGCCTTCGCGATGTTCGCGTCCGACCTCGACGCGGCCTCGCGTCGTCAGCTCTCCCGCGGTGCGCGCCTGACCGAGCTGCTCAAGCAGCCTCAGTACTCGCCGTACCCCGTCGAGGAGCAGGTCGTCTCGATCTGGGCCGGTACCAACGGCAAGCTCGACACGATCGAGGTGGAGGACGTCCTCCGCTTCGAGCGCGAGCTCCTGGACTACCTGCGTCGCAACACCACGGTTCTCGACACGCTGCGCGACACCAACGTCCTCGATGACGCCACGGTCGCCGAGCTCGAGAAGCAGACGGATGCCTTCATCCTGGAGTTCCAGGGCGGCAAGGGTCACGCCATCGGCGCCCCGGGCCACGAGGAGCACGCTGCAGCCGAGGCTGAGGACGTCAACCAGGAGAAGATCGTCAAGGGTCGTCGCGCGTAACCGCGTGAGGTACTGACATATGGGCGCTCAACTCAGGGTCTACAAGCAGAAGATCTCTTCTGCTCAGACGACCAAGAAGATCACGAAGGCGATGGAACTCATCGCGGCTTCGCGCATCCAGAAGGCGATGGCACGCGTCAAGGCGTCTACTCCCTTCGCGCGTGCCGTGACGAGGGCCGTGTCGGCCGTCGCGACGCACTCGAACGTGGACCACCCGCTGACCCGCGAGTCCGAGAACATCACCCGCTCCGCGGTCGTGATCTTCTCCTCGGACCGCGGTCTCGCCGGAGCCTTCAACTCGCAGATCCTCCGTGAGGGTCTCGAGGTGGCGGAGCTCCTGCGGGAGCAGGGCAAGGAGCCGGTCTTCTACCTCATCGGTCGCAAGGCCGTCGGATACTTCCAGTTCCGACGCCTCGCTTCCGCTGCGGAGTGGACCGGCGACACCGACACCCCGTCGTTCCACACCGCGGAGGAGATCTCGGCCACGCTGCTCGAGGCCTTCTCCCGTGGTGGGCAGGACGGCGGCGTCGACGAGATCCACCTCGTGTACAACCGTTTCGTCAGCATGATGACGCAGTCGCCGGAATCCGTGCGCCTGCTCCCGCTGGAGATCACGGAAGCCGATGAGTCGGAAGCCGGTAGCACCGTCTACCCGCTGTACGAGTTCGAGCCGGATGCCGAGACCGTTCTCGACGCCATCCTGCCGGTGTACATCCAGAGCCGCGTCTTCAACGCTCTCCTGCAGTCGTCTGCTGCCAAGCAGGCCGCGACGCAGAAGGCGATGAAGTCGGCCAGCGACAACGCCGACAAGCTCATCACCGACTACACCCGTCTGCGCAACAACGCGCGTCAGGCGGAGATCACGCAGCAGATCGCCGAGATCGTCGGCGGCGCCGACGCCCTCTCGAGCAAATAGACCATCAGGAAAGAGACGAAAATGACCCTCACCGCTCCGGCTGATCAGCCGGCGACCGCGGTCGTCGGGCGCGTCGCACGCGTCAACGGTCCGGTTGTCGACATCGAGTTCCCGCACGACTCGATCCCCGACATCTACAACGCGCTGAAGACCACGATCGCGATGGGCGAAGAGTCCACCGAGATCACGCTCGAGGTCGCTCAGCACCTCGGCGACGACCTCGTCCGCGCCATCGCCCTGAACCCGACCGACGGCATCGTCCGCGGCCAGGAAGTCCGCGACACCGGTGAGGCCATCTCGGTCCCCGTCGGCGACGTGACCAAGGGCAAGGTGTTCAACGTCATCGGCGAGGTGCTCAACCTCGAGCCCGGCGAGACGATCGAGGTCACCGAGCGCTGGCCCATCCACCGCAAGGCGCCGAACTTCGACCAGCTCGAGTCCAAGACTCAGATGTTCGAGACCGGCATCAAGTCGATCGACCTCCTCACCCCGTACGTGCTGGGTGGAAAGATCGGTCTGTTCGGTGGCGCCGGTGTCGGCAAGACCGTCCTCATCCAGGAGATGATCCAGCGCGTCGCGCAGGACCACGGTGGTGTGTCGGTGTTCGCCGGTGTCGGTGAGCGCACCCGTGAGGGCAACGACCTCATCCACGAGATGGAAGAGGCGGGTGTCTTCGACAAGACCGCCCTCGTCTTCGGCCAGATGGACGAGCCGCCGGGGACGCGTCTGCGCGTCGCCCTCTCGGCTCTGACGATGGCGGAGTACTTCCGTGACGTGCAGAAGCAGGACGTGCTGCTCTTCATCGACAACATCTTCCGCTTCACGCAGGCCGGTTCCGAGGTCTCCACGCTGCTGGGCCGCATGCCCTCCGCCGTGGGTTACCAGCCGAACCTCGCCGACGAGATGGGTGTGCTCCAGGAGCGCATCACCTCGACGCGTGGTCACTCGATCACCTCGCTGCAGGCGATCTACGTGCCGGCCGATGACTACACCGACCCGGCCCCGGCGACCACGTTCGCCCACCTCGACGCGACGACCGAGCTCTCTCGTGAGATCGCCTCGAAGGGTCTGTACCCGGCCATCGACCCGCTGACCTCGACGTCGCGCATCATGGACCCCCGCTACTTGGGCGAGGACCACTACCGCGTCGCCACGACGGTCAAGCAGATCCTCCAGAAGAACAAGGAACTGCAGGAGATCATCGCGATCCTCGGTGTCGACGAGCTCTCGGAAGAGGACAAGATCGTCGTGTCGCGTGCACGTCGCATCCAGCAGTTCCTCTCGCAGAACACCTACATGGCGAAGAAGTTCACGGGTGTCGAGGGCTCGACCGTTCCGCTGAAGGAGACCATCGAGTCGTTCGATGCGATCACCCGCGGTGACTTCGACCACGTGGCCGAGCAGGCCTTCTTCAACGTCGGCGGCATCTCCGACGTCGAAGAGCAGTGGGCGAAGATCCAGAAGGAGAACGGCTGACCATGGCGCTGCATGTCAGCCTCGTCTCCGCTGACGCGGAGGTCTGGACGGGAGAGGCGAGCCTCGTGGTCGCCAAGACCGTCGAGGGTGAGATCGGCTTCATGACCGGCCACGAGCCGGTGCTCGCCATCCTCGCCGAAGGCCAGGTCCGCATCACTCAGTCCGATGGCACCAAGGTGCTGGCCAACGCGCAGGACGGGTTCCTCTCCATGGAGGGCGACACCCTGACGATCGTCGCCGGCAACGCGGCACTCATCGCCTAGCAGCACTCGTTTCGACACGTCCGCCTCGGTACCCGCTCGGGTCCCGAGGCGGACGCGTCTGCATCCACCGAGGTTTCATGAAGATCCTGCTCCCTCCGTCGGAGACCAAGCACGTGGGCGGCGACGGCGCGCCGCTCGACGTCCACTCGCTGGCACTGCCCGGGCTGGCGGAGCATCGCACCGCGGTTGTCGACGCCCTCGTCGAGCTCTCGGCGGACGAGGCATCGGCGCGCCGGGTCCTCAAGCTGAGCGAACGTCAGCTCGGTGACATCGCGCACAACCGCGCGCTGCGGACGGCCCCCACGATGGCGGCGGTCGACCGCTACACCGGGGTGCTGTACGACGCGCTCGAGGCGCCGTCGCTCTCCGCGGCCTCGCGGCGCTGGCTGGGGGAGCACGTCTGGATCCACAGCGCGCCGCTCGGCCCGGTCGGTGCTCTCGATGCCGTGCCGACCTACCGCCTCGCGGCCGGCACCTCTCTTCCCGGGGTCCCACCCCTCCGCCGGCACTGGGCAGAGGCGACGTCGGAGGCGATCGGCGCGGCAGCGCCCGTCTTCGTGCTCGACCTGCGGAGCGAGGCGTACGTGGCGCTCGGGCCGATTCCGGCGACCGTGCCGTCCGCCTATGTCCGCGTCGTGACACCGCACGGCAGAGCGCTGAACCATTTCAACAAGAAGTCCAAGGGGCTGCTCGTGCGCGCACTCGCGGAGGACCGGCCGCGTGCGGGGTCGCTTCGTGCGTTGCGGTCCTGGGCCGAGTCCCGGGGCATCGTCCTCCGAGACGCCGACCAGCCTGGCACGATCGAACTCGTCGTGGCGGAGTAGCTGCGAGACCTGCGGAATCCGGCTTCCCGTACAGGTCCGGATCGAACGCGCCCGAGCGCGGAGAGTCATGCGCCCGGTGCTTCGACACGCTATTGTGATCAACGCACGACGCCGCATCATGAACTTCTTGGAGGGAACCATGGACGACTACTACGGCTACGGGGGTCTGTCAGGTGGCGCGCTCGTCGCGCTGATCCTGGTCTACACGATCCTGCCGCTCGCCATCTACGCGCTCTACTCGTGGTTCTACATGAGGATCTTCGAGAAGGCGGGAGTCCAGGGGAAGTGGCGTGCGTGGGTTCCGGTCTACAACTCCATGATCTTCTACAAGCTCGGTGACCTGAGCCCCTGGCTCGTGCTCTACCTGATCGGCGCCAGCATCCTCGGCGCGATCATCCCGTTCCTGGGCTGGTTCCTCATCCTCCCGCTCGCCGGCATCGCCGCTCGCGTCCTCGACCTGATCGCGGCCTGGCGCGTCGGTCTCAAGCTGCAGAAGGATGCCGTCTGGGTCATCCTCTACTTCTTCCTCCCGCCCGTGTGGCTCGGTATCAACGCGTTCGACAAGTCGCGTTGGAACTCGAACATCCAGCCCGCATCGTGGGCGGCGAACTCGCTGCTCGGCGACCGCACCGCCTGGGACGGCATTCCGGCACAGGCATCCGCCGCCCCGCAGCCCGGATACGGTGCCCCGCAGCCCGGCTACGGCGCCCCGCAGGGTTACGCTCCGCCCGCCCCGCAGGGGTACGCGCCGCCCGCCCAGCCCGGCTACGCGCCTCCGGCGACGCCCACCGCTCCGGCGACGGGTGCCCCGGTTCCGCCGGTGCCGCCGACCACGCCGCCGGCGCCTCCTGCCGCTCCGCCGGCAGCACCGCCCGCACCTCCGACCGCTCCGCCGGCAGCACCGCCGGCGCCGCCCGCGGCACCGCCGGCCCCGCCGACGGATCCCACGCAGCCGCCTGCGTGATCTCTGACACAGAGCCCTCGACTTCGGTCGGGGGCTCTGTGCTGTTCGGGATGCCGCCCGATCCGACGTGGCCGCTAACGTAGAGGACATGGTCTCGTCCCAGCGCCGCGTCGGCGCGTCCGGTCTTCTCGTCTCCTCCACCGGCCTCGGCTGCAACAACTTCGGACGGGCCGGCACCGCAACCGAGACCCTGTCGGGCACACGCGAGGTGATCGATGCCGCGCTCGCGAACGACATCACCTTCTTCGACACGGCCGACATGTACGGGGCGGTCGCCGGCGCCAGCGAGACCCTGATGGGCGAGGCGCTCGAGGGACGCCGCGACAGGGTCGTCCTGGCGACCAAGTTCGGGCAGGAGCGGGACATGGGCTACGCGTTCCCCGCGGCCCGCGGCTCCCGTCGCTACGTGCGTCGGGCGGTGGAGGAGTCCTTGCGACGACTGCGCACCGACTGGATCGATCTGTACCAGCTGCACCTGCCCGACCCGGAGACGCCGATCGCCGAGACCACCGACGCGCTCGACGAGCTCGTCCGCGAGGGGAAGATCCGCTATTACGGCCACTCGAACTTCACCGGGTGGCAGATCGCCGAGGCGGAGTTCACCACGCGCGCCCGCTCGACCGGTCGATTCATCTCCGCGCAGAACCACTACTCGCTGCTGGCTCGCGCGGCCGAGCGCGAGGTGCTGCCGGCGGTGGAGCGGTACCAGCTCGGCTTCTTCCCGTACTTCCCGCTGCACAACGGGCTCCTGACCGGGAAGTTCACCCGCGACGGCGGCCCGGCGTCGAGCAGGATCATGGCGACGCGGCGGCACGTCTGGGAGGACGCGCCGTGGGACGCGATCGAGGCCTTCCGCGGGTTCTGCGACGAGCGTGGCATCACCATGCTGCAGGCGACATTCGGGTGGCTCCTCGCCCGCCCGGCGGTGTCCAGCGTGATCGCCGGCGCGACCTCGGCCGCACAGGTCGAAGCGAACGCGGCGGCGGGCGATGCATGGCGTCCGGACGCGGCTGACCTCGAGATCATCGACGAATTGTTCCCGCTGCCCGCCGATCCGGGCGCCCGAGTGTGACCGCGGCAGGGGTGAGTTCTACTACGATGTGTGAGTATCCTGCGACCGCCCGACCCGACGCAGGCTCATCGGAGGCAGCACGTGGCTGAGACGAAGACGCACCGCGTCACGGTTGCGCAGCGCCCGCTGCTGCTGTCCTGGGCCGGGGTCACCGATCTCGGTCGGCGCCGTGAGACGAATCAGGATGCGTTCCTCGCCGAGTACCCGCTCTTCATCGTCGCCGACGGCATGGGCGGTCATGCCGGGGGCGAGATCGCGAGTCGCAGCACGGTCGAGCGCCTTCAGGCTGTGGTCTCTGCCGGCGAGGTCAACCACGCAGCGATCGAGAAGGCTCTCGAGCTCGCCGTGGGCGACATCGCCGACCATCCGGAGACGACCGACGAGGGCACCGGGACGACGCTCACCGGGGTGTACCTGGACGGTGCCGGCGACGAGGCCCAGTGGGTCGTGCTGAACATCGGCGACTCCCGGGTCTATCTGCTCCGCGACGACCGACTCCTGCAGGTCACGACGGATCACTCCGTGGTCCAGGAGCTCATCACGGCGGGCAAGCTCAGTCCGGAGGAGGCCGAAGGGCATCCGTACAGCAACGTGATCACGCGCGCGGTCGGCGCGAGCGAGCTCACGGCCCCGGACTACGTCACGATCGACGTGCGCGTCGGCGACCGATTCGTCATCTGCTCGGACGGGCTCACCAAGGAGCTCACCGACTACGGGATCCAGCACTTCCTCCGCGAGAACTCCGACCCGGGCACGGGCGTCGAGGCGATGCTCGCCGCGGCGCTGGAGAACGGCGGCCGCGACAACGTGACCCTCATCATCGTGCAGGTCACGGACGAGGACGACTCGTCCTCCCCAATCGGCGACACCGCGGAGTAGCCGCTCCGCGCTGTGGAGAGCGCGGATTCCTGATCGCGCATGCGATCCACTGGGGTTCATGGAAACCCTTCCGATCGTCCTCCCGGCGGCTCCCGCCCCTTCGCGGCGCGCGTCGCTGCCGTTCTTGGCCGCCGTCGTGCCGATCGTCTCTGGCTTCGCGCTGTGGATGATCACGGGATCCGTCTTCGCGCTGTGCTTCGCGGCGCTCGGTCCGTTGATGATCTGCGCCTCGTTCCTCGACGCCGCTCGCAGCCGGCGACGCGAACGTCGGCAGACGGAAGCCCAGATGGAGCGTGAGTGGACGGCAGCCGAGGAAGAGCTTCTCCGCCGGCAGCGAGAGGAGCGCGAAGCGCTGTGGCTGCGCCTGCCCGACGCCGCGGCCGCCCTCGTCCAACCGCCCCTCCGGAACGCGCGGCCCCCGGACTCGACGACCCCGGTCGTGGTGGGCGCCGGCAGCACGACGAGCGGCATCCGATGCGGGGGAGCGGATGATCCCCGCGGGCGGAGCTTCCGAGAGCGCTGCGGCACGCTCACGGAAGCGCCGATCACGGTTCCTCTGGGCGGCGGGATCTGTCTGCGTGGCGCGAGACCCCTGGTGGTCGCGGCCGCACGAGCGCTCGTCGTCCAGCTGAGCATGCGCTTCGGTGCGGCACAGCTCTCTCTCGTGGGCGCGGAGGTCATCGCGGTCGGTCTCGGTGCGCTCCCGCACGCAGCGCGCGCACGCCGGGGCGGATTCCGGCTGGCGGTCTGCTCACCGGAGAGCGATCGGTTGGAGGCGGATGCTCTCATCTGGCTGACGTCGACCGACGCAGAGGTGCCCGAGGGGGTCACGACGGTGATCGACATCGGGGAACCCGCCCGTGCCCGCCTCCGCACACCGCAGGGTGCTGCGGTCATCGCCGTCGAGTGCCTGTCCGGATCTCAGGCGGGTCTCATCGCGCGCGACCTTGCAGAGCGGGAAGAGCATGTCGATACGCTCCCGGATACCGTCGCACTGGACGAGCTGGAGCAGCCGCATGCGGACGAGGGCCTGGCTGCGGCGATCGGACGCGGCGAACGGGGCGCGATCGTGGTCGACATCGTCGAGGACGGGCCGCATGCGATCGTCACCGGCACGACCGGGACGGGGAAGAGCGAGCTCCTCGTCAGCTGGGTCGCCGCCATCGCCGCGCAGCACGGACCCGATCGGGTGACGTTCGTCCTCGCCGACTTCAAGGGCGGCACCGCCTTCGAGCCGCTGCGCGAGCTGCGACAGGTGGCGGCCGTCATCACGGACCTCGATGAGGACGGCGCCCGACGCGGCGTGTCGAGCCTCACCGCCGAGCTGCGTCGCCGCGAGGGAGTGCTGGCCGCGGCGGGCGCCCGGGACGTGCGTGACGTCGCGATGCCCCGTCTGGTCATCGTCGTGGATGAGTTCGCGGCGCTCCTGGCGGAGCATCCCGATCTGGGCGCGGTCTTCACGGACGTCGCGGCTCGCGGCAGGGCTCTCGGCATGCACCTGATCCTCGGCACCCAACGAGCCGCCGGCGTCGTGCGCGACGCACTGGCGGCCAACTGCCCGCTACGCATCAGCCTGCGCGTGGGCGACGCCGCGGACAGCCGACTGATGATCGGAACCGATGCGGCGTCGGAGCTGCCGGGCGGTACGGAGTCTCGCGGCGTCGGTCTCGTGCGGCGTCCCGCCGACGCCGAGCCGATCGCTCTGCGCATCGCCCTGACCGGTGCGGCCGATCTGCGACGCATCGGGATGCGCTGGGCGACAGAGCCCCGACCGCGCAGTCCGTGGCTTCCGGCCCTTCCCACGCGCCTTCCTCTCGCGGACCTGCTCGCCGACCTGGACGCGCCGCCTGATGCCGTCGTGCTCGGGCGCGCCGACGACCCGGTGCACCAGTCGCAGCCGCTGGAGGTGATGTCGTGCGGGGGAGACCGAGGGATCCTCTTCCTCGGAGCGCCCGGATCCGGTCGCACTGCCGCCCTCCGCGCCCTGGCCGTGCAGCGACCCGAGGCGTACTGGATGCCGGAGGACCCCGAGGAGGCATGGGATCTCGTCGAGACCTGGGCTCGGGGAGGAGAGCGTCTGCCGGAGCTCGTGCTGTGCGACGACGTCGACGCCCTGTTCGCGCTGCTGCCGCCGGAGTACGGTCAGCCGTTCGCACAGCGTTGGGAGCAGATCCTCCGCACCAGCACTGGCACGTCCTTCGCTCTGACGGCTGCCAGGGCTGCGGGATCGCTGGGGCGAGCGCTCGAGGCGCTGCCGCGTCGTGCGCTGTTGCGCATGCCGAGCAGGGTGGAGCATCTCGCGGCCGGGGGAGAAGCGGCCACCTTCGTCCGGGACCGTGTTCCCGGGCGGGCCCGGATCGGTGATCACGACGTGCAGATCGCCTGGACCGACGCGGACGCGTTCGTCCGAGGGACGGGATCGGGGCCGCCGGCTTGGGAGCCCTCGAGCGCGCGCACTGCCGTCGTCACGGCCGGGGCGGTCGACGTGGCGGCACGGCTGCGTGATGCATACCCCGGTTTCGATGTGGTCCTCGCGAGCGCGGAGCCGCACATTCCGTCGCGGGCCGGCATCCTCGTGGCCGACGCGGAGACCTGGCAGCGGAACTGGTCGGTCTGGCAGCGCATCCGTGCGGAGGGCGAGGTGCTGATCCGCGCCGAGCATCCCGCCGATCTTCGGCAGCTCGCCGGTGTCCGGGAGCTGCCGCCGTATGCCCGTCCGCATGCGGGCCGGGCATGGTCGGTCCGCGGCGCGGAATCACCCCGGCGCGTGATCCTTGCGGAGCTGTCGCCGTGAGGGGCCGGAGGCGTCCGGAGAGGGCGGCAGCCCGCAGCGCGGGCGTGGGCGACGTGTCAGAGGCCCGCACCGGGACGGATCGCGCCGACGTCCGCCGCACCGCCGCGGACCGTGAGCGGCAGCGCGTCGCCGAGCGTCGCCACGTCGGCATCGGTGAGGCCGCCCGACCGGGCGAGCAGGGTGGCGGCGACGATCGTGGAGGCGCGCGTGGCGCCGTCGAGCATCTTCAGCGCCACGGTCGTGCCGTTCGGAGCGACCATCACCATCACGCCTTCGGCGCCGTACTTCGTGAACACGCCGAGCTTCTCGATCGCGATCGTGTCCGGTCGACCGGGGCCTTCGATCGTCCACGGGTGCTCCCGCACCGCGCGCACCAGCGAGCCGGCGACGCGGTGGAGCGCAAACGGCGACCGGTCGGAGGCGGTGCCGATGCGGTGGATCGCGCGGGCCAGTCCGGTCAGCGTCATGGCGTGGACGGGGGCTCCGCATCCGTCGATCGCGGTGTGGGCGACCTTCTCGCCGGTGAGGCGCTCGACGACCTCGCGGATGTGCACCTGGAGCGGATGCGCGGGGTCCAGGTAGCCCTCGGTCGGCCAGCCGGTGGCCACGCAGGCGCGCAGCATCGCGGCGTGCTTGCCCGAGCAGCCCATCCGCACCCGCGACGGCTCACCGTGCTCGCGGACCATCTCGTCCCGGGTCGCGGAGTCGCTCGGCCAGGCGGGCGGGCAGCCCAGGTGATCCTCCGTGAGACCGCCCTCGGTGAGGATGTCGCGCACGACGGAGGCATGACGGTCGGTGCCGGTGTGGCTCGCCGTCGAGATCGCGAGCTGCTCCCCGTCGAGGACCGCACCGGCGGTGATGCAGGCGACGGCCTGCAGCGGCTTGAGGCTCGAACGCGGCAGGATCAGCGCATCGGCGTTGCCATGGCGTGCGACGACATCTCCGTCGGGCGAGAGCACCACTGCGGCGCCGACGTGGCGGGATTCGATGAATCCGCTCCGCTCGACGACGGCGAGTTCCACGGAATCCTGAACGGTGAGAGTCTCCAGCACCCGTCAACTCTAGCGCCGGGCCCGCACCGGCTCACGTCACGTCGGAGGCGCCTGGCAGACTGTCGACATGGCAGAGTCGACTCCCCGCGCCCTCGGCGAACATCACTACGCGCTCACCTCGATCTGGACCGGGAATGCAGGTTCCGGCACGTCCGGCTACCGGGACTACCGCCGCGACGTGACCATCGAGGTGGCCGGGAAGCCGGAGCTGCTCGCCTCGGCGGACAAGCCCTTCCGCGGCGACCCGTCGCGCTGGAATCCCGAGGATCTCCTGCTCGCGTCCCTGTCCGAGTGTCATCTGCTGTCGTACCTGCATGCCTGCGTGACGGCGGGCGTCGTGGTCGTGTCGTACCGCGACGAGGCCAGCGGGATGATGCGCGAAGACGGCAAGGGCGGAGGCTCGTTCGTCGAGGTGATGCTCCGTCCCGAGGTCGTGGTCGCGGAGGCATCGATGATCGAGGCCGCCGAGCGAGCGCACGCTCAGGCGAACGAATGGTGCTTCATCGCGAACTCGATGAACTTCCCCGTTCGCCACCAGGCGACGGTCACCGCGCTCGCCTGACGTCCCTCGGCGCCGTGTCAGCGGCGTTCGTGGGGGAGCGCCTGCTTGATCTTCTCGATGGTGCCCTGGGCGGGCGCCTCGTTGTAGGCGCCGGCCAGCTCCTGGCCGGAGAGGCCGTGGATCGCGGCCATGATCTCGTCGGTCGCTCCGCGGCGTGCGCGTCCACTCGTGGCGGGGCCGTGCGGAGAGAGATCGAGCGGCTCGCCGAACCTCACGGTGATGCGCTCCTTGAGGGTGGGAACCTTCGCACCGACAGGCATCACCTTGTCCGTGCCGATCAGACCGACCGGGACGACGGGAGCACCGGTCTGCAGCGCGAGGAACGCCACACCGGTGCGGCCCTTGTACAGCCGCCCATCCGTGGAGCGGGTCCCCTCCGGGTACAGGGCGACGGCGAGCCCCTCCTCGAGGAGCTGACGCTGCAAATCGAGGGCGTCGAGGGCGGCCTGCCCGGCGCCGCGACGCACCGGGATCGCGCCGATCGACTCGAAGAAGGTCTTGCTCATCCATCCCTGGAAACCGGTGCCCTCGAAGTAGCTCGACTTGGCGAGGAAGTGCACCGGACGCGGCGCGGCGACCGGGATCGCGATCGAGTCGATGAACGACAGGTGGTTGCTGGCGAAGATGACGGGGCCGGTCAGCGGGACGTTCTCGCGGCCCTCGATCCGGGGTCGATAGACGAGTCGGGCGAGCGGCGTGATGAGGCTGCGGCCGAGCGTGTAGGCGAATCCCGCATGGCGAGGCTTCGTGGTCTCCTCGGACGGGGGTTCCTCTTCTGACGCGGGTTCGGGCTCGACGGACTGCGCAGAGGTCATCAGAGCAGGTTACTCCCGGACCCATGCCTTCGTGGGAATGAAGATCCGCGCCGCGTCTCCCAGCGAGGGCAAAGGGGTATGGGGCAGGATGGAGTGTCCCGCCCGCGATCCCGAGGTCTCACTGTGCGCAAGCGTCCGCTCATCGTCCTGTCCACCGTCGCCGCGGCGACCCTGCTGCTGGCGGGCTGCTCCGGCGGCACCGCGCCGTCCAGCTCCGGCACCCCGGACCCGTCCGCGTCCAGCGAGTGCGTCGTGAACGCACCGGCCGGCGCGACCTCCGACGCCGTCGTCGTCAAGGGCGAGGGGGCCGACACCAAGGTCACCGTGCCCGCGGACGCCGCGTTCGAGAACGTCGAGCGCACCGTCATCTCGAAGGGCGATGGCGACGACCTGCACATCAACGACCTGGTCTCCGTCCAGTACCAGATCGTGGACGCGACCGACAACAAGGTGCTGGACTCGTCCGCCAGGGGTGAGGGCGGCGTGCTGCCCGTGCTGCTGGACACCAACCAGTCCTCGCTCTTCGTCGCCGCCCTCGAGTGCGAGCCGGCCGGTTCCCGCGTCGCGCTCGCGATCCCCGGCAGTGCGCTGGGCGAAGGCCAGAACAACGTCGTCGTGTACGCGCAGGCCGTCGACCGGCTCCCCGAGGTCGCGACGGGCACCCCCGTCGACCCGACCGCCGGCATGCCGACGGTCAAGCTCGACGACGACGGCAAGCCGTCCGTCGAGATCCCGAAGGGCGACGCGCCGACCGAGACCAAGGTCGCGGTCCTCAAGCAGGGTGACGGAGCGACCGTCGGATCCGGCGACCTCGTCGTCGTGCAGTACCTCGGCGTGAAGTGGTCCGACGGCAAGGAGTTCGACTCCTCCTGGAGCCGTGACGCCGCGCCCTCCCAGTTCCAGACCACGGGCGTCGTCGCCGGGTTCCAGAAGGCTCTGGAGGGCCAGAAGGTCGGCTCGCAGGTCGTCGTCGTCATGCCGCCGTCGGACGGCTACGGCGCGAGCGAAGGTCACGAGCTCCAGAAGGAGAGCCTCGTGTTCGTCGTCGACATCCTCGCCACCACTCCCGTCCAGTAGCAGCCGCGGAGGAGTCGGGGTCGTGTCCTAGGCTGGCGTCATGCGTCGCATCATCGTCCTCGGCTCCACCGGCTCCATCGGCACGCAGGCGCTGGATGTGATCCGCGCCAACCCCCGCCGTTTCGAGCTCGTGGGACTCGCCGCAGGTTCGAACGCCGAGATGCTGGCCGCACAGGCCGCGCAGTTCCAGGTCGAGGACACGGCGCTCGGTGCGGTCGAGGCAGAGCAGCTCGTCCGCGACGTCGAGGCCGACGTCGTGCTCAACGCGATCACCGGATCGATCGGTCTCGGTTCGACCCTCGCCGCGCTGAAGGCAGGACGCACCCTGGCGCTCGCGAACAAGGAGTCGCTCATCGTCGGCGGCGATCTGGTGCTCGCCGCTGCCGCTCCCGGTCAGATCGTCCCCGTGGACTCCGAGCATTCCGCTCTCGCGCAGGCGCTTCTGGCGGGGACGCACGCCGAGGTCCGCCGGCTCGTGGTGACCGCCTCCGGCGGGCCGTTCCGGGGCCGCAGCCGCGCGGAGCTCACCGAGGTCACGCCCGCGGAGGCGCTGGCGCATCCGACCTGGGACATGGGGCGGATGGTCACCACCAACTCCGCCACGCTCGTGAACAAGGGCCTCGAGGTGATCGAAGCGCATCTGCTCTTCGACGTCGCCTATGACGA
Coding sequences:
- a CDS encoding PP2C family protein-serine/threonine phosphatase — encoded protein: MAETKTHRVTVAQRPLLLSWAGVTDLGRRRETNQDAFLAEYPLFIVADGMGGHAGGEIASRSTVERLQAVVSAGEVNHAAIEKALELAVGDIADHPETTDEGTGTTLTGVYLDGAGDEAQWVVLNIGDSRVYLLRDDRLLQVTTDHSVVQELITAGKLSPEEAEGHPYSNVITRAVGASELTAPDYVTIDVRVGDRFVICSDGLTKELTDYGIQHFLRENSDPGTGVEAMLAAALENGGRDNVTLIIVQVTDEDDSSSPIGDTAE
- a CDS encoding FtsK/SpoIIIE domain-containing protein gives rise to the protein METLPIVLPAAPAPSRRASLPFLAAVVPIVSGFALWMITGSVFALCFAALGPLMICASFLDAARSRRRERRQTEAQMEREWTAAEEELLRRQREEREALWLRLPDAAAALVQPPLRNARPPDSTTPVVVGAGSTTSGIRCGGADDPRGRSFRERCGTLTEAPITVPLGGGICLRGARPLVVAAARALVVQLSMRFGAAQLSLVGAEVIAVGLGALPHAARARRGGFRLAVCSPESDRLEADALIWLTSTDAEVPEGVTTVIDIGEPARARLRTPQGAAVIAVECLSGSQAGLIARDLAEREEHVDTLPDTVALDELEQPHADEGLAAAIGRGERGAIVVDIVEDGPHAIVTGTTGTGKSELLVSWVAAIAAQHGPDRVTFVLADFKGGTAFEPLRELRQVAAVITDLDEDGARRGVSSLTAELRRREGVLAAAGARDVRDVAMPRLVIVVDEFAALLAEHPDLGAVFTDVAARGRALGMHLILGTQRAAGVVRDALAANCPLRISLRVGDAADSRLMIGTDAASELPGGTESRGVGLVRRPADAEPIALRIALTGAADLRRIGMRWATEPRPRSPWLPALPTRLPLADLLADLDAPPDAVVLGRADDPVHQSQPLEVMSCGGDRGILFLGAPGSGRTAALRALAVQRPEAYWMPEDPEEAWDLVETWARGGERLPELVLCDDVDALFALLPPEYGQPFAQRWEQILRTSTGTSFALTAARAAGSLGRALEALPRRALLRMPSRVEHLAAGGEAATFVRDRVPGRARIGDHDVQIAWTDADAFVRGTGSGPPAWEPSSARTAVVTAGAVDVAARLRDAYPGFDVVLASAEPHIPSRAGILVADAETWQRNWSVWQRIRAEGEVLIRAEHPADLRQLAGVRELPPYARPHAGRAWSVRGAESPRRVILAELSP
- a CDS encoding asparaginase; the encoded protein is MLETLTVQDSVELAVVERSGFIESRHVGAAVVLSPDGDVVARHGNADALILPRSSLKPLQAVACITAGAVLDGEQLAISTASHTGTDRHASVVRDILTEGGLTEDHLGCPPAWPSDSATRDEMVREHGEPSRVRMGCSGKHAAMLRACVATGWPTEGYLDPAHPLQVHIREVVERLTGEKVAHTAIDGCGAPVHAMTLTGLARAIHRIGTASDRSPFALHRVAGSLVRAVREHPWTIEGPGRPDTIAIEKLGVFTKYGAEGVMVMVAPNGTTVALKMLDGATRASTIVAATLLARSGGLTDADVATLGDALPLTVRGGAADVGAIRPGAGL
- a CDS encoding OsmC family protein, with the protein product MAESTPRALGEHHYALTSIWTGNAGSGTSGYRDYRRDVTIEVAGKPELLASADKPFRGDPSRWNPEDLLLASLSECHLLSYLHACVTAGVVVVSYRDEASGMMREDGKGGGSFVEVMLRPEVVVAEASMIEAAERAHAQANEWCFIANSMNFPVRHQATVTALA
- a CDS encoding lysophospholipid acyltransferase family protein, translated to MTSAQSVEPEPASEEEPPSEETTKPRHAGFAYTLGRSLITPLARLVYRPRIEGRENVPLTGPVIFASNHLSFIDSIAIPVAAPRPVHFLAKSSYFEGTGFQGWMSKTFFESIGAIPVRRGAGQAALDALDLQRQLLEEGLAVALYPEGTRSTDGRLYKGRTGVAFLALQTGAPVVPVGLIGTDKVMPVGAKVPTLKERITVRFGEPLDLSPHGPATSGRARRGATDEIMAAIHGLSGQELAGAYNEAPAQGTIEKIKQALPHERR